A region of Piscinibacter gummiphilus DNA encodes the following proteins:
- a CDS encoding response regulator transcription factor codes for MVSETVVLVVDDAPQSLGLLCHTLQEHGYTVLVARDGQSALDRLDLATPDVVLLDAMMPGLSGFETCRRIKQDAALQHIPVIFMTGLSDTQHVVEGFDAGGVDYVVKPVRAQEVLARLATHVRNARAVRLAREAVDVGGHGVLVVDARQRVAWRSPQAQRWLAEFFTEGDGLPSAWLESGSETLERASPANDGRVLVARRLGPVGLGEVMWLVSMRAAGVAAPSRLGTASLTPRETEVLSWVAKGKTNRDVGEILGMSPRTVNKHLEHVFEKLGVETRAAAAALASREGLGSEAPAGSR; via the coding sequence ATGGTGAGCGAGACCGTGGTGCTGGTGGTGGACGACGCGCCGCAGTCGCTCGGGCTGCTGTGCCACACGCTGCAGGAGCACGGCTACACGGTGCTCGTCGCACGCGACGGCCAGTCGGCGCTCGACCGGCTCGACCTCGCCACCCCGGACGTGGTGCTGCTCGACGCGATGATGCCGGGCCTCTCCGGCTTCGAGACGTGCCGCCGCATCAAGCAGGACGCGGCGCTGCAGCACATCCCGGTCATCTTCATGACGGGGCTCTCGGACACGCAGCACGTGGTCGAGGGTTTCGACGCCGGGGGTGTCGACTACGTCGTCAAGCCCGTGCGCGCGCAGGAGGTGCTGGCGCGGCTCGCGACCCACGTGCGCAATGCGCGGGCCGTGCGGCTCGCGCGCGAGGCGGTGGACGTGGGCGGGCACGGCGTGCTCGTCGTCGACGCCCGGCAGCGGGTCGCGTGGCGTTCACCGCAGGCGCAGCGCTGGCTCGCGGAGTTCTTCACCGAGGGCGACGGACTGCCCAGTGCCTGGCTGGAGTCGGGCAGCGAAACGCTGGAGCGAGCGAGCCCGGCGAACGACGGCCGTGTGCTGGTCGCGCGTCGCCTGGGGCCGGTCGGACTCGGCGAGGTGATGTGGCTGGTGTCGATGCGTGCGGCGGGCGTCGCGGCACCCAGCCGCCTCGGCACCGCATCGCTGACGCCGCGCGAGACCGAGGTGCTCTCGTGGGTCGCGAAGGGCAAGACCAACCGCGACGTGGGCGAGATCCTCGGGATGAGCCCGCGCACGGTCAACAAGCACCTCGAACACGTGTTCGAGAAGCTCGGGGTGGAAACCCGCGCGGCCGCGGCCGCGCTGGCGTCCCGGGAGGGGCTTGGCAGCGAGGCGCCGGCGGGCTCGCGATGA
- a CDS encoding hybrid sensor histidine kinase/response regulator — protein MATQKIFRIRRDYNSWVADETLEDYALRYTPRSFRKWSEFRVANTAFGATSFLALEAIGGAIALSYGFSNAVWAILVVGLITFLTGLPISYYAAKYGVDMDLLTRGAGFGYLGSTLTSLIYASFTFIFFALEAAILAAALQMYFGWPLPVCYLVSSLGIVPLVMYGITVISRLQLWTQPIWIVLFVCPYVFVLAKNPAAFSDFTSLVGRTSSSSGFDVVMFAAAATVAFSLVVQIGEQVDYLRFLPEKTKANRAKWWGAVLVAGPGWIVPGMIKMLGGAFLAFLALQHQIPSDKAIEPTQMYLAGFSYVFDNPAWVLAVTTLFVVVSQVKINLTNAYAGSLAWSNFFARLTHSHPGRVVWLVFNVLIAVLLMTLGVFEVLQRVLGLYSTIAIAWVGALVADLVINKPLGWSPKHIEFKRAHLYDLNPVGLGAMLTAALLGVLAHVGLFGPEAEAFSPFIALATALVVSPLLARWTRGRFYLARHDVARWRPGQILKCSVCDNPFESEDMAHCPAYGAPICSLCCTLESRCHDRCKTQSRAGEQVSSWLTAVLPPRLASTLNFRVAHYLVVAVSLIGLLALSFGVVYDQEGVLHGLDRAALQAPFLKVFALLSLAAAVGAWWIVLGSESRHMAQAESNRHNELLAREIEAHQRTDTALQAAKDVAEAANQAKTRYVAGITHELRTPLNSILGYAQILLKDEQVTGTRRTSVATIHRSGEHLHGLIDGLLDLARIEAGRLRLDPSPLPVHEFLDDLVRMVGPQAEAKGLDFRLETRGRVPDWVHADVKRLRQILINLLGNAVRFTERGSVVLRIDWRREVVRIEVVDTGIGIAEQDQERIFLPFERGSAGRRSGEPGTGLGLTITHLLAQLMGGELTVQSVAGQGSTFGLRLYLREIAAPAAPLDRQGGSHRPVTGYEGRRRTLLIVDDQPIQRQMLAGMLLPLGFRLREAASGSECLESVLEQCPDAVLLDVSMDDMDGWETARRIRAAGQTAVPIIMVSANAFENRPDILAEAGCQGFVDKPVIESELLEMLQRHLRLEWEAELAVPAWTPAPVARPVQLPAEPASELMRLARLGHMQGLHRVLDDLVAEYPAAHDDCVRLRALLERFELDEFMNEIARGLGATQAEAW, from the coding sequence GTGGCCACACAGAAGATCTTCCGCATCCGGCGTGACTACAACAGCTGGGTGGCCGACGAAACGCTGGAGGACTACGCGCTGCGCTACACGCCGCGCAGCTTCCGCAAGTGGTCGGAGTTCCGCGTGGCGAACACGGCGTTCGGCGCCACGTCCTTCCTTGCGCTCGAGGCCATCGGCGGTGCCATCGCGCTCAGCTACGGCTTCTCGAACGCGGTGTGGGCCATCCTGGTGGTCGGCCTGATCACGTTCCTCACCGGCCTGCCCATCAGCTACTACGCCGCCAAGTACGGCGTCGACATGGACCTGCTGACCCGCGGCGCGGGCTTCGGCTACCTCGGCTCCACGCTCACGTCGCTGATCTACGCGAGCTTCACGTTCATCTTCTTCGCGCTGGAGGCGGCCATCCTCGCCGCCGCGCTGCAGATGTACTTCGGCTGGCCGCTGCCCGTGTGCTACCTCGTGTCGTCGCTCGGCATCGTGCCGCTCGTGATGTACGGCATCACGGTGATCTCGCGGCTGCAGCTGTGGACGCAGCCGATCTGGATCGTGCTGTTCGTGTGCCCCTACGTGTTCGTGCTCGCGAAGAACCCGGCCGCTTTCTCCGATTTCACGAGCCTCGTGGGCCGCACGTCGAGCAGCAGCGGCTTCGACGTCGTGATGTTCGCGGCGGCCGCCACGGTGGCCTTCTCGCTCGTGGTCCAGATCGGCGAGCAGGTCGACTACCTGCGCTTCCTGCCCGAGAAGACGAAGGCGAACCGCGCGAAGTGGTGGGGCGCGGTGCTGGTGGCCGGGCCGGGCTGGATCGTGCCGGGGATGATCAAGATGCTGGGTGGCGCCTTCCTCGCGTTCCTCGCGTTGCAGCACCAGATCCCGTCGGACAAGGCGATCGAGCCCACGCAGATGTACCTCGCGGGCTTCTCGTACGTGTTCGACAACCCGGCCTGGGTGCTCGCGGTCACCACGCTGTTCGTCGTGGTGTCGCAGGTGAAGATCAACCTGACCAACGCGTACGCCGGTTCGCTCGCGTGGTCGAACTTCTTCGCGCGGCTGACCCACAGCCACCCGGGGCGGGTCGTGTGGCTCGTGTTCAACGTGCTGATCGCGGTGCTGCTGATGACGCTCGGCGTGTTCGAGGTGCTGCAGCGCGTGCTGGGGCTCTACAGCACCATCGCCATCGCGTGGGTCGGCGCGCTCGTCGCCGACCTCGTCATCAACAAGCCGCTCGGCTGGAGCCCGAAACACATCGAGTTCAAGCGCGCGCACCTGTACGACCTGAACCCGGTGGGGCTGGGGGCGATGCTGACGGCGGCGCTGCTGGGCGTGCTGGCGCACGTGGGCCTGTTCGGGCCGGAGGCCGAGGCCTTCTCGCCGTTCATCGCGCTGGCCACGGCCCTCGTGGTGTCGCCGCTGCTCGCGCGCTGGACCCGCGGGCGCTTCTACCTCGCGCGGCACGACGTCGCCAGGTGGCGGCCCGGCCAGATCCTGAAGTGCTCGGTGTGCGACAACCCCTTCGAATCGGAGGACATGGCCCACTGCCCGGCCTACGGCGCGCCCATCTGCTCGTTGTGCTGCACGCTCGAGTCGCGCTGCCACGACCGCTGCAAGACGCAGTCGCGCGCGGGCGAGCAGGTGAGCTCGTGGCTCACCGCGGTGCTGCCGCCGCGGCTCGCGTCCACGCTGAACTTCCGCGTGGCGCATTACCTCGTGGTGGCCGTCTCGCTGATCGGCCTGCTCGCGCTCAGCTTCGGCGTCGTCTACGACCAGGAGGGCGTGCTGCACGGCCTGGACCGCGCCGCGCTGCAGGCGCCGTTCCTGAAGGTGTTCGCGCTGCTGTCGCTCGCGGCCGCGGTGGGCGCGTGGTGGATCGTGCTGGGCAGCGAGAGCCGGCACATGGCCCAGGCCGAGTCGAACCGGCACAACGAGCTGCTCGCACGGGAGATCGAGGCCCACCAGCGCACCGACACCGCGCTGCAGGCCGCGAAGGACGTGGCCGAGGCGGCGAACCAGGCGAAGACACGCTACGTGGCCGGCATCACGCACGAGCTGCGCACGCCGCTGAACAGCATCCTCGGGTACGCGCAGATCCTGCTGAAGGACGAGCAGGTGACCGGCACGCGGCGCACGTCGGTGGCCACCATCCACCGCAGCGGCGAACACCTGCACGGCCTCATCGACGGCCTGCTGGACCTCGCGCGCATCGAGGCCGGCCGGCTGCGGCTCGACCCGTCGCCGCTGCCGGTGCACGAGTTCCTCGACGACCTCGTGCGCATGGTGGGCCCGCAGGCCGAGGCCAAGGGGCTCGACTTCCGCCTGGAGACCCGCGGCCGCGTGCCCGACTGGGTGCACGCCGACGTGAAGCGCCTGCGCCAGATCCTCATCAACCTGCTGGGCAACGCGGTGCGGTTCACCGAACGTGGCAGCGTGGTGCTGCGCATCGACTGGCGGCGCGAGGTCGTGCGCATCGAGGTGGTGGACACCGGCATCGGCATCGCCGAGCAAGACCAGGAGCGCATCTTCCTGCCGTTCGAACGCGGCAGCGCGGGCCGGCGCAGCGGCGAACCCGGCACCGGCCTCGGCCTCACGATCACGCACCTGCTCGCGCAGTTGATGGGCGGCGAGCTGACGGTGCAGAGCGTGGCCGGCCAGGGCAGCACGTTCGGGCTGCGGCTCTACCTGCGCGAGATCGCCGCACCCGCCGCGCCGCTCGATCGCCAGGGCGGTTCGCACCGCCCCGTCACCGGCTACGAGGGCCGCCGCCGCACGCTGCTGATCGTGGACGACCAGCCGATCCAGCGGCAGATGCTCGCCGGCATGCTGCTGCCGCTCGGCTTCCGGCTGCGCGAGGCGGCGAGCGGCAGCGAGTGCCTGGAGAGCGTGCTGGAGCAGTGCCCCGACGCCGTGCTGCTCGACGTGTCGATGGACGACATGGACGGGTGGGAGACGGCCCGGCGCATCCGTGCGGCCGGCCAGACGGCGGTGCCGATCATCATGGTCTCGGCCAACGCCTTCGAGAACCGCCCCGACATCCTCGCCGAGGCGGGCTGCCAGGGCTTCGTCGACAAGCCCGTGATCGAGAGCGAACTGCTCGAGATGCTGCAACGGCACCTGCGGCTCGAATGGGAGGCGGAACTCGCCGTGCCGGCGTGGACGCCCGCGCCCGTGGCCCGGCCCGTGCAGCTGCCGGCCGAACCCGCGTCCGAGCTGATGCGCCTCGCGCGGCTGGGCCACATGCAGGGCCTGCACCGCGTGCTCGACGACCTCGTCGCCGAGTACCCGGCGGCCCACGACGACTGCGTGCGCCTGCGCGCGCTGCTCGAACGTTTCGAACTGGACGAATTCATGAACGAGATCGCACGGGGCCTCGGGGCCACGCAGGCGGAGGCATGGTGA
- the urtA gene encoding urea ABC transporter substrate-binding protein has product MSRDHVPSPKSQQRRRLLQGAAALSMSGVAGLALAQQFPTAKVNTTKLAVTDTEVVVGQLHSATGTMAISETGSIQAEQLAIDQINAMGGVLGRKIRVIKEDGASDWPTFAEKSKKLLVNDRVAAVFGCWTSASRKAVLPIFEKENGMLYYPTFYEGLEQSKNVIYTGQEATQQILWGLDWASKEKKAKTYFLVGSDYIWPRTSMKIGRKHIENVLKTKVVGEEYYPLGHTNFNSLINKIKVAKPDVIFAAVVGGSNVAFYKQLKAAGVTADKQFLLTISVTEDEVLGIGGENMAGFYSSMKYFQSLDNANNKKFVEAFKAKYGKDAVIGDVTQAGYLGPWLWKAAVEKAGSFDVDKIAAASAGIELKTAPEGYVKVHENHHLWSKTRIGQAQKDGQFKVVAESPELIQPDPFPKGYQ; this is encoded by the coding sequence ATGTCCCGCGATCACGTTCCGAGCCCGAAATCCCAACAGCGCCGCCGCCTCCTGCAGGGCGCGGCCGCCCTGTCCATGAGCGGTGTCGCCGGCCTGGCCCTGGCCCAGCAGTTCCCGACCGCCAAGGTCAACACCACCAAGCTCGCCGTCACCGACACCGAGGTGGTGGTGGGCCAGCTGCACTCGGCCACCGGCACGATGGCGATCTCGGAAACGGGCTCGATCCAGGCCGAACAGCTCGCGATCGACCAGATCAACGCGATGGGCGGCGTGCTCGGCCGCAAGATCCGCGTGATCAAGGAAGACGGCGCGTCCGACTGGCCCACGTTCGCCGAGAAATCGAAGAAGCTGCTGGTCAACGACCGCGTCGCCGCGGTGTTCGGCTGCTGGACCTCGGCCTCGCGCAAGGCCGTGCTGCCCATCTTCGAGAAGGAGAACGGGATGCTGTACTACCCGACCTTCTACGAAGGCCTGGAGCAGAGCAAGAACGTGATCTACACCGGCCAGGAAGCCACGCAGCAGATCCTGTGGGGCCTCGACTGGGCCTCGAAGGAGAAGAAGGCGAAGACGTACTTCCTCGTGGGCTCCGACTACATCTGGCCGCGCACGTCGATGAAGATCGGCCGCAAGCACATCGAGAACGTGCTGAAGACCAAGGTGGTGGGCGAGGAGTACTACCCGCTCGGCCACACGAACTTCAACTCGCTGATCAACAAGATCAAGGTCGCCAAGCCCGACGTCATCTTCGCCGCGGTGGTGGGCGGCTCGAACGTCGCGTTCTACAAGCAGCTGAAGGCCGCCGGCGTCACCGCCGACAAGCAGTTCCTGCTGACGATCTCGGTGACGGAAGACGAGGTGCTGGGCATCGGCGGAGAGAACATGGCCGGCTTCTACTCGTCGATGAAGTACTTCCAGTCGCTGGACAACGCGAACAACAAGAAGTTCGTCGAAGCGTTCAAGGCCAAGTACGGCAAGGACGCCGTGATCGGCGACGTGACCCAGGCGGGTTACCTCGGCCCGTGGCTGTGGAAGGCCGCGGTGGAGAAGGCCGGCAGCTTCGACGTGGACAAGATCGCCGCCGCCTCGGCCGGCATCGAGCTCAAGACCGCGCCGGAGGGTTACGTGAAGGTGCACGAGAACCACCACCTGTGGAGCAAGACCCGCATCGGCCAGGCGCAGAAGGACGGCCAGTTCAAGGTCGTCGCCGAGTCGCCCGAGCTGATCCAGCCGGATCCGTTCCCGAAGGGCTACCAGTAA
- the urtB gene encoding urea ABC transporter permease subunit UrtB, whose amino-acid sequence MTFSDMMNIGLMQGFAGLSLFSVLLLMGLGLAIIFGQMGVINMAHGEFMTIGAYTIFAISHLTESFAPNLMGAYFPFAIAVAFVVAFVVGWGVEWAFIRHLYKRPLDTLLATWGLSLGMQQIFRSTFGPKEVSPTLPDWLMGSWAPAEGLDIPLNGLFVMALSVFVTCGVLIALYKSRWGLRVRATVANRTMANATGINTKRTDRLTFAIGCGIAGVAGAAFTTIGSTGPTSGSLYIVDAFLVVTFGGAASLLGTVVSAFGIAQTQSVTEFFMSGSNAKVLTLSAIVVILMLRPQGLFASKVRR is encoded by the coding sequence ATGACCTTCTCCGACATGATGAACATCGGGCTGATGCAAGGCTTTGCCGGGCTCAGCCTCTTTTCCGTGCTGCTGCTGATGGGGCTCGGCCTCGCCATCATCTTCGGGCAGATGGGCGTGATCAACATGGCGCATGGCGAGTTCATGACCATCGGCGCCTACACGATCTTCGCGATCTCCCACCTCACCGAATCCTTCGCGCCCAACCTGATGGGCGCGTACTTCCCGTTCGCCATCGCCGTCGCCTTCGTCGTCGCGTTCGTCGTGGGCTGGGGCGTCGAGTGGGCGTTCATCCGCCACCTCTACAAGCGCCCGCTCGACACGCTGCTCGCCACCTGGGGCCTGTCGCTCGGCATGCAGCAGATCTTCCGCTCCACCTTCGGTCCGAAGGAGGTGAGCCCGACGCTGCCGGACTGGCTGATGGGCTCGTGGGCCCCGGCCGAAGGCCTCGACATCCCGTTGAACGGGCTCTTCGTGATGGCGCTCTCGGTGTTCGTCACCTGCGGTGTGCTGATCGCGCTCTACAAGTCGCGCTGGGGCCTGCGCGTGCGCGCCACGGTGGCCAACCGCACGATGGCCAACGCGACCGGCATCAACACCAAACGCACCGACCGCCTCACGTTCGCGATCGGCTGCGGCATCGCCGGCGTGGCCGGCGCCGCGTTCACCACCATCGGCTCGACCGGCCCGACGAGCGGCAGCCTCTACATCGTCGACGCCTTCCTCGTCGTGACCTTCGGCGGCGCCGCGAGCCTGCTCGGCACGGTGGTCTCGGCCTTCGGCATCGCGCAGACGCAGTCGGTCACCGAGTTCTTCATGTCGGGTTCGAACGCCAAGGTGCTGACGCTGTCGGCCATCGTCGTGATCCTGATGCTGCGGCCGCAGGGGCTCTTCGCCTCCAAGGTGCGCCGCTGA
- the urtC gene encoding urea ABC transporter permease subunit UrtC codes for MTAFKHWLDRTGMGSVLLLALLLIVVFPLCLDLFRLNLVGKYLCYAFVALGLVMLWGYGGVLSLGQGVFFGLGGYGMAMFLKLEASDPVTTKIQSTPGIPDFMDWNQLTALPIWWEPFRSFPLTLLLVLTVPTLIAFIIGYAMFKRRVGGVYFAIITQAIALILTVLIIGQQGYTGGVNGMTDLKTLLGWDTRTNSAKYILYFVSVGLLLGSIVLCTWIQKSKLGTLLLAMRDKEDRVRFSGYDVSMFRVFAFCLAALLSAVGGAMFTLQVGFMSPSLVGIVPSIEMVIFAAVGGRMSLVGAVYGALLVNFGKTYFSESFPDLWLFLMAAMFIGVVLGFPEGLAGLYTNKVKPWWQARMAARRAAPATPPITPAAKRTEAPDTEPGALPPGISSQQT; via the coding sequence ATGACCGCATTCAAACACTGGCTGGACCGCACCGGCATGGGCAGCGTGCTGCTGCTCGCGCTGCTGCTGATCGTCGTCTTCCCGCTGTGCCTCGACCTGTTCCGCCTGAACCTGGTCGGCAAGTACCTCTGCTACGCGTTCGTCGCGCTGGGCCTCGTGATGCTGTGGGGCTACGGCGGCGTGCTGAGCCTCGGGCAGGGCGTGTTCTTCGGGCTCGGCGGCTACGGCATGGCGATGTTCCTGAAGCTGGAGGCCTCGGACCCCGTCACCACGAAGATCCAGTCGACCCCCGGCATCCCCGACTTCATGGACTGGAACCAGCTGACGGCGCTGCCCATCTGGTGGGAGCCCTTCCGCAGCTTCCCGCTCACGCTGCTGCTCGTGCTCACCGTGCCCACGCTGATCGCCTTCATCATCGGCTACGCGATGTTCAAGCGACGTGTCGGGGGGGTGTACTTCGCCATCATCACGCAGGCCATCGCGCTGATCCTCACCGTGCTGATCATCGGCCAGCAGGGCTACACGGGCGGCGTCAACGGCATGACCGACCTGAAGACCCTGCTCGGCTGGGACACCCGCACCAACAGCGCGAAGTACATCCTGTACTTCGTGAGCGTCGGCCTGCTGCTCGGCTCGATCGTGCTGTGCACCTGGATCCAGAAGAGCAAGCTCGGCACGCTGCTGCTGGCGATGCGCGACAAGGAAGACCGCGTGCGCTTCTCCGGCTACGACGTGTCGATGTTCCGCGTGTTCGCCTTCTGCCTCGCCGCGCTGCTGTCCGCCGTGGGTGGTGCGATGTTCACGCTGCAGGTGGGCTTCATGTCGCCGTCGCTCGTGGGCATCGTGCCCAGCATCGAGATGGTGATCTTCGCGGCGGTGGGCGGGCGCATGTCGCTCGTGGGCGCGGTGTACGGCGCGCTGCTCGTGAACTTCGGCAAGACCTACTTCTCGGAGAGTTTCCCCGACCTGTGGCTGTTCCTGATGGCCGCGATGTTCATCGGCGTGGTGCTCGGTTTCCCCGAGGGCCTGGCCGGCCTCTACACGAACAAGGTCAAGCCGTGGTGGCAGGCACGGATGGCCGCCCGGCGCGCCGCGCCCGCCACGCCCCCGATCACCCCGGCGGCGAAGCGGACCGAGGCCCCCGACACCGAACCCGGCGCCCTGCCGCCCGGCATCAGCAGCCAGCAGACCTGA